One Syntrophorhabdaceae bacterium DNA window includes the following coding sequences:
- a CDS encoding FAD-dependent oxidoreductase, whose amino-acid sequence MEKIDVVVVGAGLAGLSCAYKLAEKGLQVIVVERGDFPGSKNVTGGRLYTLPIKPFIGDMLDEAPFERQVVRERLSLLAKENSITVDFTGDRLRREGHSYTVLRARFDRWLSEKLTSKGVFVISRHKVDDLIWEEGLVSGIRAGSEEIRAHVVVASDGVLSFMAEKAGLKSRLAPERYALAMKEIIELPEGKINDRFNVETGQGVAHLFAGDVTKGIFGGGFLYTNRDTVSIGVVAGIEGLMERTPPIDAYTLIDAFKERYEIRRLLDGGNLVEYSAHIIPEGGYKSLSKLYGNGIIVTGDAAGFALNMGVTVRGMDFAIVSGILAAETIFQAKDRGDFSAASLASYEKRLRETFVLQDFEASREMTEYLEHEDFFSFYPERFPGFLEKIMWFGEGPKERLGRSLWNELKSSGMLSFKRIKDLYHIRKI is encoded by the coding sequence ATGGAAAAGATTGACGTTGTCGTAGTGGGTGCCGGACTCGCGGGACTTTCCTGCGCATACAAGCTCGCCGAAAAAGGGCTTCAAGTTATCGTTGTAGAGAGAGGAGATTTCCCCGGGAGCAAAAACGTGACCGGCGGACGCCTTTACACTCTGCCGATAAAGCCTTTTATCGGCGATATGCTTGACGAAGCTCCTTTCGAGAGGCAGGTCGTTCGTGAGCGTCTGAGCCTTCTCGCGAAAGAGAATTCGATCACCGTAGATTTTACCGGTGATCGATTAAGAAGAGAGGGGCACAGCTACACGGTGCTCCGCGCGCGCTTTGACAGATGGCTCTCGGAAAAGTTGACGTCAAAGGGCGTTTTCGTCATATCCAGGCATAAGGTTGACGATTTGATCTGGGAGGAAGGCTTGGTGTCAGGTATCAGGGCAGGCAGCGAGGAGATTCGCGCTCACGTCGTGGTCGCATCGGATGGTGTGCTCTCGTTTATGGCGGAAAAGGCAGGGCTCAAATCCAGGCTGGCACCAGAGAGATACGCCCTGGCTATGAAAGAGATCATAGAACTGCCCGAGGGAAAGATAAATGACAGATTCAACGTAGAGACGGGCCAAGGCGTTGCACACCTATTTGCAGGTGACGTAACAAAGGGTATTTTCGGAGGTGGATTTCTTTATACCAACAGAGATACGGTTTCCATAGGCGTGGTGGCCGGTATAGAGGGGCTCATGGAAAGGACCCCTCCTATTGATGCGTACACCCTGATTGACGCCTTCAAAGAACGCTACGAGATAAGAAGGCTCTTGGACGGAGGAAATCTCGTCGAATATTCGGCCCACATCATACCCGAGGGCGGATATAAATCCCTCTCCAAGCTCTATGGCAACGGTATCATCGTAACCGGGGACGCGGCCGGTTTTGCGCTGAACATGGGTGTCACGGTGCGCGGTATGGATTTTGCGATAGTTTCCGGAATCCTTGCTGCTGAGACCATTTTTCAAGCGAAAGACAGGGGAGATTTTTCTGCGGCGAGCCTCGCATCATACGAAAAACGATTGCGAGAAACCTTCGTATTGCAGGACTTCGAGGCCTCCCGCGAGATGACCGAATATCTTGAGCACGAAGACTTCTTTTCCTTCTATCCCGAACGTTTTCCCGGTTTTTTGGAAAAGATCATGTGGTTCGGGGAAGGCCCTAAGGAGAGATTAGGAAGATCCCTGTGGAATGAACTCAAGTCATCAGGCATGCTCAGTTTTAAAAGAATAAAAGACCTCTACCATATAAGAAAGATCTGA
- a CDS encoding 4Fe-4S dicluster domain-containing protein, which produces MRIDEKLALDAFKTDKESHIRIDHATCRAKCTTRYCLFVCPGHLYEYDEEHDEMKVEYAGCLECGTCMVACKEGAINWVYPRGEFGVQYRHG; this is translated from the coding sequence ATGCGCATAGACGAAAAGCTGGCCCTCGATGCCTTTAAGACCGATAAGGAAAGCCATATCAGGATTGATCATGCGACATGCAGGGCAAAGTGTACCACCAGGTACTGCTTGTTTGTGTGCCCCGGTCACCTGTACGAATATGATGAGGAACACGACGAAATGAAAGTAGAGTACGCAGGATGCCTCGAATGCGGCACATGTATGGTTGCGTGCAAAGAGGGTGCGATCAACTGGGTTTACCCGCGCGGCGAATTCGGCGTTCAGTATCGACATGGTTAG
- a CDS encoding adenylate/guanylate cyclase domain-containing protein, which translates to MQDTKSDNLQFKSENEKWISSEELLSKCDISRSTLNNYIKVGIVPRPNIIKNADESLVVCFPIGVVDIVNKVKRARDEGETMEEIIKRMKEQQADDHSVQIDKKNTLLDEKVKKILEIGGNGLRLTLEDLRTPAYLLNYQFEIEWINAQAEESIFGKSIKTIRDVEYRNVFRLFLNWEFSHFIKNWEEFLNYHMTFFRAKSKKENIDSLYTGISGKEVDYLQKAFDKAKDIPMEKIYQQPVTVAEKGKPEEKYVTYTTFFREGMFFLYLSADNVPEGITEYLSNREMVVRDLLQKRLPTLVSFSVLVADLQSSVRICAELQPEEYFELINSMWRLLEESFKKFNGIFGKRIGDGVVYYFLKKQDPNYIMNSINCALEIRERMERFSSEWKIRKKWINDLYLNMGINEGREYFSTTTPSSTNVEFTALGDTINYASRLSNLARFGSIITTKNLMNELTEENRNTLRFGVTKRIHDRDVFVEKVFSRVVDLASGDDTSKQRFVDIAALPVTEIIG; encoded by the coding sequence ATGCAAGATACCAAGAGTGATAATTTGCAGTTTAAGAGCGAAAATGAAAAGTGGATCAGTAGCGAGGAGTTGCTGAGCAAGTGCGACATCTCTCGATCCACCCTGAATAACTACATAAAGGTAGGTATCGTACCAAGACCAAATATCATAAAGAATGCCGATGAAAGCTTGGTCGTTTGTTTCCCCATAGGGGTTGTGGATATAGTCAACAAGGTGAAGCGGGCTAGGGATGAGGGGGAAACAATGGAGGAAATCATCAAACGGATGAAGGAGCAGCAGGCAGACGATCATAGCGTTCAAATCGACAAAAAAAACACGCTCTTAGACGAAAAAGTTAAGAAAATACTGGAAATAGGTGGCAACGGACTGCGGCTCACTTTGGAGGACCTCCGTACTCCCGCCTATCTTCTCAACTATCAATTCGAAATTGAATGGATCAATGCACAGGCCGAAGAGTCAATCTTTGGTAAAAGCATCAAGACGATCAGGGATGTTGAATACAGGAACGTTTTTCGTCTGTTTCTCAACTGGGAATTCAGCCATTTCATAAAGAACTGGGAAGAATTCCTCAACTATCACATGACCTTTTTCAGGGCAAAATCGAAGAAGGAGAATATCGACAGTCTTTACACGGGCATATCCGGTAAGGAAGTAGATTACCTGCAGAAGGCCTTCGATAAGGCCAAGGATATACCCATGGAAAAGATCTACCAACAGCCCGTCACCGTTGCGGAAAAGGGTAAGCCCGAGGAAAAGTACGTTACCTATACGACGTTTTTTAGAGAAGGTATGTTCTTCCTCTATTTGTCGGCCGATAACGTGCCCGAAGGCATCACCGAGTACCTGTCGAACCGTGAGATGGTGGTGAGAGACCTCTTGCAAAAAAGACTGCCGACTCTTGTTTCGTTCAGCGTACTGGTCGCTGACCTTCAGAGTTCTGTGCGCATATGTGCCGAGCTCCAACCGGAAGAATATTTCGAACTGATAAACTCTATGTGGAGGCTCCTCGAAGAGTCCTTCAAGAAATTCAATGGTATCTTTGGAAAGCGGATAGGCGATGGTGTTGTCTATTACTTTCTCAAGAAGCAGGATCCCAATTACATCATGAATTCGATCAACTGTGCACTGGAGATTCGTGAAAGAATGGAACGGTTCTCCAGCGAGTGGAAGATTCGTAAGAAATGGATCAATGACCTTTACCTCAATATGGGTATCAATGAGGGCCGTGAATATTTCAGTACAACCACCCCGTCGTCGACGAACGTAGAGTTTACCGCCCTGGGCGACACCATCAACTACGCTTCGAGACTCTCAAATCTGGCCCGGTTTGGCTCGATTATTACGACGAAAAACCTTATGAACGAACTCACCGAAGAAAATAGGAACACGCTACGTTTCGGCGTAACCAAACGGATCCATGACAGAGATGTCTTTGTTGAGAAAGTCTTCTCGCGCGTGGTCGATCTCGCGAGCGGTGATGACACAAGCAAACAGAGATTTGTTGATATTGCGGCCCTTCCGGTCACGGAGATTATCGGATAG
- a CDS encoding electron transfer flavoprotein subunit beta/FixA family protein, giving the protein MHVVCCIKQVPDTAEVKIDPETNTLIRAGVESIANPYDMVALEAALSIKDRYGGRVTAVSMGPPQAEEVLREAIALGADQAVLLSDRAFAGADTLATGYTLTKAIEHIGRTNPVDLILCGKQAIDGDTAQVGPGVATGLGYTQLTYVVKIREIDEKARTITVERKVEGGSQVVRGVIPAVLTCELDLAKPRRASLPRLMHSIRIDIPVWNGATIEADPDRLGLKGSPTWVRKIFSPPLKQGGPLLDARDEVDEAVEKCLSIILLDETFASKLLKREVL; this is encoded by the coding sequence ATGCACGTTGTCTGTTGCATAAAGCAGGTACCTGATACTGCGGAGGTGAAGATTGATCCGGAAACCAATACGCTGATTCGGGCAGGGGTAGAGTCGATCGCCAATCCTTATGATATGGTGGCCCTTGAGGCGGCATTATCCATAAAAGACAGGTACGGCGGACGCGTCACCGCAGTGAGTATGGGACCGCCTCAAGCCGAAGAGGTGTTAAGAGAGGCAATAGCCCTGGGCGCTGATCAGGCAGTGCTTCTTTCTGACCGGGCGTTTGCCGGGGCCGATACGCTCGCGACGGGCTATACGCTTACAAAGGCCATCGAGCATATCGGACGTACTAACCCCGTGGATCTGATTCTCTGTGGAAAGCAGGCCATCGACGGAGATACCGCCCAGGTTGGACCGGGTGTCGCCACCGGCCTCGGTTATACCCAGTTGACCTATGTTGTTAAGATCAGAGAGATTGATGAAAAAGCCCGTACCATCACGGTAGAGCGGAAAGTCGAAGGCGGCTCGCAAGTCGTCCGGGGTGTAATTCCCGCCGTGCTTACCTGTGAGCTCGATCTCGCGAAGCCGAGACGGGCTTCTCTTCCCCGGCTCATGCATTCCATCCGGATTGATATTCCTGTATGGAACGGTGCAACCATCGAGGCGGACCCCGATAGGCTCGGCTTAAAGGGCTCTCCCACGTGGGTGAGAAAGATATTCTCCCCTCCTCTGAAGCAAGGAGGACCGCTTCTTGACGCTCGCGATGAAGTTGACGAGGCAGTGGAGAAGTGCCTGAGCATCATACTGCTCGATGAAACATTTGCCTCAAAGTTGCTGAAGCGCGAGGTGCTCTGA
- a CDS encoding electron transfer flavoprotein subunit alpha, which yields MPKNSKGIEIAEIISDKCIGCQICVAECPVGAIEMSGGTAVIDPEVCIGCGKCFDVCPVNAVKFERIRRKGTTIRKEETVNVALANYQGVAIFIEIRDGRGAPVSWELAGAACELAQKLKTKVIGFLIGRDAGHIAQEAIAYGCDEVHVVDDPLLGTYFSKSYGAALANLCRTVKPAIVLIGATSVGRDLASVVATEIQTGLTADCTSLDIDEEKKMLLMTRPTFGGNIMATIFCERHRPQMSTVRPKVFRLHPKDNTRTGSIYAYPYTPPLGAVPEIIDFIRDAADTDAVDITRFPALVVAGKGACDPETMPMLQQLADLVGGVVACSRPVVEAGLMPYERQVGQTGKTVAPDLYLAIGVSGAVQHLVGMQGSAKVVAVNSDPRAPIFSVADAGIVGDYRQVVPVMIEKLRIRANRIRSG from the coding sequence ATGCCTAAGAATTCAAAGGGTATCGAAATAGCCGAGATTATTTCCGACAAGTGTATCGGATGTCAGATCTGTGTTGCTGAATGCCCTGTGGGTGCGATTGAGATGTCCGGTGGCACTGCGGTCATAGATCCCGAAGTCTGCATCGGCTGCGGCAAATGTTTCGATGTCTGTCCTGTGAATGCCGTCAAGTTTGAAAGGATACGGCGAAAGGGAACCACCATCAGGAAGGAAGAGACCGTAAACGTTGCCCTTGCCAACTATCAGGGCGTTGCCATCTTTATTGAGATAAGGGATGGTCGGGGGGCACCGGTTTCATGGGAGCTTGCCGGGGCGGCATGTGAATTGGCGCAAAAGCTCAAGACCAAAGTGATCGGTTTTCTTATCGGCAGGGATGCGGGCCATATCGCTCAAGAGGCAATCGCGTACGGATGTGACGAAGTCCATGTAGTTGACGACCCTTTGCTTGGAACCTATTTTTCAAAGTCTTACGGGGCTGCGCTGGCCAACCTCTGTCGCACCGTGAAACCGGCGATCGTACTCATCGGAGCCACGTCCGTCGGCAGGGATTTGGCGAGCGTGGTCGCCACCGAGATTCAAACAGGACTGACGGCGGACTGCACAAGCCTTGATATCGATGAAGAAAAGAAGATGCTCCTCATGACAAGACCCACATTCGGAGGTAACATCATGGCCACCATCTTCTGTGAGCGCCATCGCCCGCAGATGAGCACGGTTCGGCCAAAAGTCTTCCGGCTTCATCCGAAGGACAATACCAGGACGGGCAGTATATACGCATATCCGTACACGCCTCCCCTGGGAGCTGTTCCCGAGATCATTGATTTCATAAGGGATGCGGCAGATACGGACGCCGTTGATATCACAAGGTTTCCTGCGCTCGTTGTCGCGGGAAAGGGGGCGTGTGATCCCGAGACCATGCCCATGCTTCAACAACTTGCCGATCTCGTCGGAGGGGTGGTAGCGTGTTCAAGGCCTGTTGTCGAAGCCGGTTTGATGCCCTACGAGCGTCAGGTCGGCCAGACGGGGAAGACCGTGGCGCCGGATCTCTATCTCGCAATCGGGGTGTCAGGGGCCGTACAGCATCTTGTGGGCATGCAGGGTTCAGCCAAGGTCGTTGCGGTTAACTCCGATCCGAGGGCGCCCATCTTCAGTGTTGCTGATGCGGGGATCGTGGGCGACTACAGACAGGTAGTGCCGGTGATGATCGAAAAGTTGCGGATACGGGCAAACCGTATCAGATCAGGATAA
- a CDS encoding FAD-dependent oxidoreductase: protein MQERFDVAIVGAGPAGISAAYILASKGIKTVIFERGMYPGAKNISGGVLYGHDLAEIIPDFMDRDCPVERNIIESRLWYLARDGGYSVAFRDRVFAEKKPFNSFTVGRAKFDRWFANQAQSQGVLLVPGTVVTGLLRNSRNHVVGIQTDRPDGATESRVVLLGDGINSALAAKTGFRPEPRPRDVALAVKEVIELSEETINERFGVTTGQGVTAEILGEMTGGMDGIAVIYTNKKSLSLCIGANLSDLMERKIRPYEMLEEFKSHPMVVPLIKDGQPKEYMAHWIAEGGYDSIPRLSGDGFLIAGDSGMLFNALHREGSNMAMTSGRLAAETIIEAFNKGDFTQHGLAGYADRLRNSYIMPDMKKYRGFNEFRLHHHELFTVLPELASFAARQMLTVDGKPKKVKQKAIWRKIRRDISLRRLLKIFWHGLRSVR from the coding sequence ATGCAGGAAAGATTTGATGTAGCCATCGTGGGCGCGGGACCGGCAGGCATCTCGGCGGCATATATCCTCGCCAGCAAAGGCATTAAGACGGTAATTTTTGAGCGGGGAATGTATCCCGGGGCCAAGAATATTTCGGGAGGCGTTCTCTACGGACATGACCTGGCGGAGATTATCCCGGATTTCATGGACCGGGATTGCCCCGTTGAGCGCAATATCATTGAATCACGACTCTGGTATCTCGCGAGGGATGGCGGATATAGCGTGGCCTTTAGGGATAGGGTATTCGCAGAGAAAAAACCGTTCAATTCGTTTACGGTTGGGCGGGCAAAATTCGACCGGTGGTTTGCGAATCAAGCACAATCACAGGGCGTCCTTCTTGTGCCAGGCACGGTGGTGACGGGTTTACTCAGAAACAGCCGGAACCACGTCGTCGGTATTCAAACGGATCGCCCCGATGGAGCAACGGAATCAAGGGTGGTGTTGCTTGGCGACGGAATCAACTCGGCCCTCGCGGCTAAGACAGGATTTCGTCCTGAGCCGCGGCCTCGTGATGTGGCGCTTGCGGTCAAAGAGGTTATTGAGCTATCCGAGGAGACGATCAATGAGCGGTTCGGGGTGACAACAGGCCAGGGGGTGACTGCAGAAATCTTGGGGGAGATGACCGGCGGCATGGACGGCATCGCGGTGATCTACACGAATAAAAAGTCTCTCTCCCTTTGCATAGGGGCCAATCTTTCCGACCTTATGGAACGGAAGATCAGACCGTATGAAATGCTGGAAGAGTTTAAATCCCACCCCATGGTAGTGCCTCTGATCAAAGACGGGCAACCCAAGGAATACATGGCCCATTGGATAGCCGAGGGTGGGTACGACAGTATCCCCCGGCTCTCAGGCGACGGGTTTCTTATTGCCGGTGATTCCGGTATGTTGTTTAACGCCCTGCACCGCGAGGGGTCTAATATGGCGATGACGTCCGGCCGGTTAGCAGCCGAGACCATTATCGAAGCTTTCAATAAGGGCGACTTCACGCAACACGGATTGGCGGGCTACGCGGATCGGTTGCGGAACTCCTATATCATGCCTGATATGAAGAAGTACCGGGGCTTCAACGAATTCCGGCTTCACCATCATGAACTTTTTACGGTGCTGCCTGAGCTCGCAAGCTTTGCAGCCCGTCAAATGCTTACCGTGGACGGAAAGCCGAAGAAGGTGAAACAAAAAGCCATTTGGAGAAAGATCAGGCGAGATATCTCACTACGAAGATTGCTTAAGATCTTCTGGCACGGATTAAGGAGTGTAAGATGA